One Candidatus Cloacimonadota bacterium DNA segment encodes these proteins:
- the pruA gene encoding L-glutamate gamma-semialdehyde dehydrogenase, translated as MSNAKLRVPIPKNEPILSYRAGSAEKKFIKEKIQELKNKKIEIPIIIGGKEIKTGNMGECKIPHDLSHSLGKYHKAGEKEVKMAIESAMKVSEKWANMPWEDRIAIFQRAAELLATKYRPLINAATMLTQSKNIFQAEIDSACELIDFFRFNSYYAMQIYERQPNSSPGVWNSLQHRSLEGFVFAVTPFNFTSIAGNLPSAPAIMGNVVLWKPASSAVYPAYFLMQLFKEAGLPDGVINFIPGRGAEVGNPVLKDPNLAGIHFTGSTVTFQRMWKTIGNNIQNYKTYPRIVGETGGKDFIFVHKSANVQQVKTAIIRAAFEYQGQKCSAASRAYIPENFWKALKEDLISTTKELKMGTVEDFTNFVNAVIDQAAFDSITEYINFAKDADDAEILAGGNYDDSKGYFIEPTIILTTNPKFKTIQEEIFGPVMTIYVYKENEYEENLHLCDETSPYALTGAIFANDRDAVLLAKEILQNAAGNFYINDKPTGAVVGQQPFGGARASGTNDKAGDMVNLLRWVSPRTIKETFNPPEDYKYPYMEEK; from the coding sequence ATGTCAAATGCAAAATTAAGAGTTCCAATACCCAAAAATGAACCGATTTTATCTTATCGGGCAGGTTCGGCAGAAAAGAAATTTATCAAGGAAAAAATTCAGGAGTTGAAGAACAAAAAGATTGAGATCCCAATTATTATTGGTGGAAAAGAAATCAAAACCGGTAATATGGGTGAATGCAAAATTCCACATGATCTTTCACATTCCCTTGGCAAGTACCATAAAGCCGGGGAAAAGGAAGTTAAAATGGCAATTGAATCTGCTATGAAAGTCAGTGAAAAATGGGCAAACATGCCTTGGGAAGATCGCATAGCTATTTTTCAGCGAGCAGCGGAATTGTTAGCAACCAAATATCGTCCTCTTATTAATGCTGCTACCATGTTGACTCAGAGTAAAAATATTTTTCAAGCTGAAATTGATTCTGCATGTGAATTAATTGATTTTTTCCGATTCAACTCTTACTATGCTATGCAGATTTATGAGCGGCAACCAAATTCTTCGCCTGGTGTTTGGAATTCGTTACAGCATCGATCATTAGAAGGCTTTGTATTTGCTGTAACTCCTTTCAATTTTACCTCAATAGCCGGAAATCTACCCAGTGCACCAGCAATTATGGGTAATGTGGTTCTCTGGAAACCAGCATCATCTGCAGTCTATCCAGCTTATTTTCTGATGCAATTATTCAAAGAAGCAGGACTCCCGGATGGCGTTATCAATTTTATTCCCGGCAGAGGTGCCGAGGTTGGAAATCCAGTATTAAAAGATCCAAACCTTGCCGGTATTCATTTTACAGGAAGTACCGTAACTTTCCAAAGAATGTGGAAAACTATAGGAAACAATATTCAAAACTACAAAACATATCCTCGCATTGTGGGTGAAACTGGTGGTAAGGATTTTATCTTTGTTCACAAATCAGCAAATGTTCAGCAGGTGAAAACCGCAATCATCAGAGCTGCTTTTGAATATCAAGGGCAAAAATGTTCTGCGGCTTCCCGTGCTTATATTCCGGAAAATTTCTGGAAAGCTTTGAAAGAAGACCTTATTTCTACCACGAAAGAACTGAAAATGGGAACTGTCGAAGACTTTACAAACTTTGTAAACGCAGTTATAGACCAAGCAGCATTCGACTCGATTACCGAATATATTAATTTTGCAAAAGATGCAGATGATGCGGAAATTTTAGCGGGTGGAAATTATGATGATTCCAAAGGATATTTTATTGAACCCACTATTATCTTGACTACAAACCCGAAGTTTAAAACAATTCAAGAAGAAATTTTCGGTCCCGTGATGACAATTTATGTTTATAAAGAAAACGAATATGAAGAAAATCTTCATCTTTGTGATGAAACCTCACCCTATGCTTTAACCGGTGCAATTTTTGCAAATGATCGTGATGCTGTATTATTGGCAAAAGAAATTTTGCAAAATGCCGCCGGTAATTTCTATATTAATGACAAACCTACTGGTGCAGTTGTAGGGCAACAACCATTTGGTGGCGCTCGTGCATCCGGAACAAATGATAAAGCCGGTGATATGGTCAATTTGCTTAGATGGGTATCCCCGAGAACAATTAAAGAGACATTTAATCCCCCCGAAGATTATAAATATCCCTATATGGAAGAAAAATAA
- a CDS encoding DUF1858 domain-containing protein: MEVLKNMWIEEILDKYPRAQEFLSRKGIVCVMCGEPVWGSLEEQMEDKDFSTEKMDTIVQELNEFLKDTSTKKNLINKIKYSTITKK; encoded by the coding sequence ATGGAAGTTTTAAAAAATATGTGGATAGAAGAAATATTGGACAAATATCCACGGGCGCAGGAATTTCTTTCCCGAAAAGGAATAGTCTGTGTAATGTGTGGAGAACCCGTTTGGGGAAGCCTTGAAGAGCAAATGGAAGATAAAGATTTTTCCACAGAAAAAATGGATACAATTGTTCAAGAGTTGAATGAATTTCTAAAGGATACAAGCACCAAAAAAAATCTGATTAACAAAATTAAATATAGTACAATTACAAAAAAATAA